One segment of uncultured Tolumonas sp. DNA contains the following:
- a CDS encoding aldo/keto reductase, with amino-acid sequence MSDYLPNEERYSQMHYRRSGQSGLKLPRISLGLWHNFGDTANQDNSRKLIRHAFDCGITHFDLANNYGPPPGTSEEHFGRILQQDLQAYRDELIISTKAGYPMWNGPYGDGGSKKYLVSSLDQSLRRMKLDYVDIFYHHRPDPNTPLEETMAALDLIVRQGKALYVGLSNYPAELTKRASQILKSLGTPCVIHQPKYSMFERWVENGLLDVLSEEQIGGIAFSPLAGGLLTDRYLNGIPEDSRVAKDGRYLKSTDITDAKLKVIEELNHLAFLRGQKLVQMALQWVLRQPSITSVLIGASKTSQIDDAIAAPHFCELSAKELSRIEEILAAGNT; translated from the coding sequence ATGTCGGATTATTTGCCGAATGAAGAACGTTATAGCCAGATGCATTATCGCCGTAGTGGCCAAAGTGGGTTGAAATTACCACGTATCAGTCTTGGCCTTTGGCATAATTTTGGTGATACCGCCAATCAGGACAACAGCCGCAAACTGATCCGACACGCGTTTGATTGTGGTATCACCCACTTCGATCTGGCGAACAACTACGGCCCACCACCGGGCACATCCGAAGAGCATTTCGGCCGTATCCTGCAGCAAGATCTTCAGGCTTATCGTGATGAGCTGATCATCTCGACTAAAGCCGGATATCCAATGTGGAATGGTCCGTATGGTGATGGTGGTAGCAAGAAATATCTTGTGTCCAGCTTGGATCAAAGCCTGCGCCGTATGAAACTGGATTATGTGGATATTTTTTATCATCACCGGCCTGATCCGAATACGCCATTGGAAGAAACCATGGCCGCGTTAGATCTGATCGTGCGTCAGGGCAAAGCGCTATATGTCGGGCTTTCTAACTATCCGGCTGAGCTGACGAAACGTGCCTCGCAGATTTTGAAATCATTGGGTACACCGTGCGTCATCCACCAGCCCAAATACTCGATGTTTGAACGTTGGGTAGAAAATGGTTTGCTGGATGTGTTATCGGAAGAACAGATCGGCGGTATCGCGTTCTCACCGTTGGCCGGTGGGCTGCTGACTGATCGTTATCTGAACGGTATTCCAGAAGATTCGCGCGTGGCAAAAGATGGTCGTTATCTCAAAAGCACCGATATTACCGATGCCAAACTCAAAGTTATTGAAGAGCTGAATCATCTGGCATTCCTACGTGGTCAGAAGCTGGTGCAGATGGCCTTACAGTGGGTGTTACGTCAGCCATCAATCACCTCGGTATTGATCGGGGCCAGTAAAACCAGCCAGATTGATGATGCGATTGCCGCGCCTCATTTCTGTGAACTCAGTGCAAAAGAGTTATCACGTATTGAGGAAATTCTGGCGGCTGGCAACACTTAA
- the melR gene encoding transcriptional regulator MelR, giving the protein MQDPAEISPLSWLQADEVLSVEFRQPGDMPGYHWHRQVEVNIPFGGPVRYLINGEQIQLPEGHIGVFWGVIPHRLIACENCSQMGVINIPLSRFLGLPVDDLLLNKILHGSVIISNVKDLFGSHELRRWHNDSQSGSHGLYQLMQEEITLMMKRVAVSGWQELLHTSPGKLHSLQMNERKIRYIQQMLSFIAAHYHEAIRVNEVAVQVQLHPNYAMNLFKQVMGYSIKDHITMMKINHARALLAESNRSILDISLTTGFSAMSRFYESFHKLVGVTPHQYRLNTRSAAEQLYTAEKVTA; this is encoded by the coding sequence ATGCAAGACCCCGCGGAAATCAGCCCATTAAGCTGGCTACAAGCCGATGAAGTATTAAGCGTTGAATTCCGTCAGCCCGGCGATATGCCGGGCTATCACTGGCACCGCCAAGTGGAAGTGAACATTCCATTCGGCGGCCCGGTGCGTTATCTGATCAATGGCGAACAGATCCAGCTGCCGGAAGGCCATATTGGTGTGTTCTGGGGTGTGATCCCGCATCGGCTTATCGCCTGTGAAAATTGCTCGCAAATGGGCGTCATCAATATTCCGCTATCGCGCTTTTTAGGTCTGCCGGTTGATGATCTGCTGTTAAATAAAATCCTGCATGGCAGCGTCATAATTTCGAATGTGAAAGATCTGTTTGGCAGTCACGAATTACGCCGCTGGCATAATGATAGCCAAAGTGGTTCGCATGGTTTGTACCAGCTGATGCAAGAAGAGATCACCTTGATGATGAAACGGGTCGCGGTGTCTGGCTGGCAAGAGCTGCTACATACCTCCCCCGGCAAACTGCACAGTCTGCAGATGAATGAACGGAAAATTCGCTATATTCAGCAAATGCTGAGTTTTATTGCGGCTCACTATCATGAAGCGATCAGAGTGAACGAAGTGGCCGTGCAGGTACAACTGCACCCAAATTATGCGATGAACCTGTTTAAACAGGTGATGGGTTATTCCATCAAAGATCACATCACCATGATGAAAATAAATCATGCGCGAGCATTACTGGCGGAAAGTAATCGCTCTATCTTAGATATCTCGCTAACCACCGGCTTTAGCGCCATGAGCCGCTTCTATGAGTCATTTCATAAACTGGTTGGGGTGACACCACATCAATATCGATTAAACACCCGCAGTGCAGCAGAGCAACTTTATACCGCAGAAAAAGTGACAGCCTGA
- a CDS encoding alpha-glucosidase/alpha-galactosidase, whose amino-acid sequence MKVAIIGAGSTVFMRNIVRDLLQQPALIYTHIALQDIDSKRLQESQLVARQIISALKVPASVSASLDRREVLQGADVVITMFQVGGYKPSTVVDFDIPKKYGLRQTIADTLGIGGIMRGLRTVPVLVEIAREMRELCPKALLMNYVNPMAILSLAVQRMVPEIQYVGLCHSVQGTAEELAHDLGVEPANLVYTCAGINHMAFYNQFTQRLPDGSTEDLYPRLKALAAAGNVPDGNRVRYEILRKFGYFVTESSEHFAEYSPWFIKRDRPDLIEKFNIPLDEYPRRCEKQMADWTAELQRIETQHDIEIKQSREYAASIINSLATGEPSVIYGNVLNKGLIDNLPADCAVEVACLVDRNGVQPVKFGHVQPQLAALMRTNINVQQLTVEALMTEDPEYIYHAAYLDPHTSAELDLDQIHDLVDDLRRAHGDWLPKFARM is encoded by the coding sequence ATGAAAGTCGCTATTATTGGTGCTGGCAGCACCGTGTTCATGCGCAATATCGTGCGCGATCTATTACAACAACCCGCCTTAATTTATACCCATATTGCGCTGCAAGATATCGACAGCAAACGTCTGCAAGAGTCACAATTGGTTGCCAGACAAATTATTTCTGCATTAAAAGTGCCTGCTAGCGTAAGCGCGAGTCTGGATCGCCGTGAGGTATTGCAAGGTGCAGATGTGGTGATCACCATGTTTCAGGTTGGTGGTTATAAACCCAGCACTGTGGTTGATTTTGATATTCCGAAAAAATATGGTCTACGCCAAACTATCGCCGATACGTTAGGCATTGGTGGCATTATGCGTGGCTTGCGTACTGTGCCGGTGCTGGTAGAGATTGCGCGTGAGATGCGAGAATTATGCCCCAAAGCGTTGCTGATGAATTACGTTAACCCAATGGCGATTTTAAGTCTGGCGGTGCAACGCATGGTGCCGGAAATTCAGTATGTCGGGCTGTGCCATTCCGTGCAGGGCACTGCGGAAGAGCTGGCGCATGATTTGGGCGTTGAACCAGCGAACCTGGTTTATACCTGTGCTGGTATCAATCACATGGCATTTTATAACCAGTTTACGCAGCGTCTGCCCGATGGCTCGACAGAAGATCTGTATCCTCGCTTAAAAGCATTGGCTGCTGCAGGCAACGTGCCGGATGGGAATCGTGTGCGATATGAAATTCTGCGTAAATTCGGCTATTTCGTAACGGAATCAAGCGAACATTTTGCCGAATATTCGCCGTGGTTTATTAAGCGTGATCGCCCGGATTTAATCGAGAAATTTAATATTCCACTGGATGAATATCCGCGCCGTTGCGAAAAACAGATGGCTGATTGGACCGCTGAATTACAACGTATCGAAACGCAACATGACATTGAGATCAAACAAAGTCGTGAATATGCCGCTTCGATCATTAACTCACTGGCGACCGGTGAACCATCGGTGATTTACGGTAACGTGTTGAACAAAGGCTTGATCGATAATTTACCAGCAGACTGTGCGGTGGAAGTGGCTTGTCTGGTCGATCGTAACGGCGTACAGCCGGTCAAATTTGGCCATGTGCAACCGCAATTAGCGGCGTTGATGCGAACTAACATCAATGTGCAACAGCTGACGGTGGAAGCGTTGATGACGGAAGATCCGGAATATATCTATCATGCGGCCTATCTTGATCCGCATACCAGCGCGGAGCTGGATTTGGATCAAATTCACGATCTGGTGGATGATTTACGTCGCGCACATGGCGATTGGCTGCCGAAATTTGCCCGCATGTAA
- a CDS encoding GNAT family N-acetyltransferase: MTQPVSQRQREQDALAWFFKTPPHIPDLHCKVAELSDLPALLHLERYCFNPYLAFGRRRWRYLISKSCCSTILLFQQETLVAYLCLLPHQGWCGLEVRALAVHWLHRQKGLGRCLMRLSQHLARQWHLRAIYLSVDCENMPARTLYEQLGLQISGQLADYYGLNRHGLRMRFNVESHDKSLLEQA; the protein is encoded by the coding sequence ATGACGCAGCCCGTTTCTCAACGCCAACGCGAGCAAGATGCGTTGGCGTGGTTTTTTAAGACCCCGCCTCATATTCCTGACTTACATTGCAAAGTCGCTGAGTTATCCGATCTTCCTGCGTTATTACATCTGGAACGCTATTGCTTTAACCCCTATCTGGCATTTGGCCGGCGGCGCTGGCGTTATCTGATTTCGAAATCGTGTTGCTCGACTATTTTGTTGTTTCAGCAAGAAACGCTGGTGGCCTATCTTTGTTTGCTGCCACATCAAGGCTGGTGTGGTCTTGAAGTCCGTGCGCTGGCAGTGCATTGGTTACATCGGCAAAAAGGGTTAGGGCGTTGTCTGATGCGGTTGAGTCAGCATCTGGCGCGGCAATGGCATTTGCGGGCAATATATTTGTCGGTGGATTGTGAGAACATGCCGGCCCGAACGTTATATGAACAATTGGGTCTGCAAATATCAGGTCAGTTGGCCGACTATTATGGTCTAAACCGACATGGTTTGCGCATGCGTTTCAATGTCGAATCACATGATAAAAGCTTGTTGGAACAAGCTTAG
- the metH gene encoding methionine synthase, which produces MVVKINTSALHQSLQERILLIDGGMGTMIQSYQLQEADFRGGRFADWPSDLKGNNDLLVLTKPDVIAAIHDAYLAAGADILETNSFNATRIAMADYQMEDLSAEINREAARLARKVADEWNAKTPEKPRFVAGVLGPTNRTASISPDVNDPGKRNVTFDALVDAYKESTEALIEGGVDIIMIETIFDTLNAKAAFFAVDTIFDKLGFKLPVMISGTITDASGRTLSGQTTEAFYNSLRHAEPLSFGLNCALGPKELRQYVQELARISESYVSVHPNAGLPNAFGGYDLEADEMADHIREWAESGFLNMVGGCCGTTPEHIRAMAKAVAGIKPRELPTLPVACRLAGLEPLTIDENSMFVNVGERTNVTGSAKFKRLIKEEQYDEALDIARQQVISGAQIIDINMDEGMLDAQACMVRFLNLIASEPDISRVPIMIDSSKWEVIEAGLKCIQGKGIVNSISMKEGEEKFIAQAKLLRRYGAAVIVMAFDEVGQADTRARKFEICQRAYKILTEQVGFPPEDIIFDPNIFAVATGIDEHNNYAVDFIEAVKDIKTHLPHAMISGGVSNVSFSFRGNDQVREAIHSVFLYYTIQNGMDMGIVNAGQLAIYEDIPAELKEKVEAVVRNTHPGATEELLAIAEKYRGGAAQQAIDPREQEWRSWPVGKRLEHALVKGITDFIDEDTEEARQLAVKPIEVIEGPLMAGMNVVGDLFGAGKMFLPQVVKSARVMKRAVAYLQPYIEQGKSAGQSNGKIVMATVKGDVHDIGKNIVGVVLQCNNYEIVDLGVMVSCEKILQTAREQNADIIGLSGLITPSLDEMVYVAKEMERQGFKIPLMIGGATTSKAHTAVKIEQNYSEAVVYVSNASRAVGVVQNLLSAEQKAPFVERLREEYVRVREQHSRKQPRTPPVTLEAARANGLQLDWQNYQPPKPNMLGTKVIDDVSIATLREYIDWTPFFLSWELAGKYPRILQDEVVGEEATRLYHDALAMLDRLQATGEVKASGIIGLFAANRTGDDVEIYTDESRSQVLQTFHFLRQQTNKAMQARDGEVFPNYCLADFVAPKESGVADYFGGFAVTGGIGEAALAEAYKAAGDDYNAILIQAVCDRLAEAFAEYLHAQVRKEYWGYAADENLSNDDLIRENYQGIRPAPGYPACPEHTEKGLLWQLLNVEQAIGMQLTDSYAMLPAAAVSGFYFSHPQCKYFAVAGIQKDQVEDYAQRKGMTLTDAERWLGPNLGYDIE; this is translated from the coding sequence GTGGTCGTAAAGATAAATACATCAGCACTGCATCAGTCATTACAGGAACGTATTCTGCTCATTGATGGTGGCATGGGCACCATGATCCAAAGTTATCAGCTACAAGAAGCAGACTTTCGTGGTGGGCGTTTTGCCGATTGGCCTTCCGATCTGAAAGGCAACAACGACTTACTCGTGCTGACCAAACCTGATGTGATTGCGGCGATCCATGATGCTTATCTGGCGGCCGGTGCGGATATTCTGGAAACCAACAGCTTTAATGCCACGCGTATCGCGATGGCTGATTATCAGATGGAAGATCTGTCAGCGGAAATTAACCGTGAAGCAGCTCGTCTGGCGCGTAAAGTAGCGGATGAATGGAATGCGAAAACGCCGGAAAAACCGCGTTTTGTGGCGGGTGTTTTAGGCCCGACGAACCGTACAGCCTCTATTTCACCCGATGTGAATGACCCGGGTAAACGTAACGTTACCTTTGATGCTTTGGTTGACGCCTATAAAGAATCGACCGAAGCCTTAATCGAGGGTGGGGTCGATATCATTATGATTGAAACCATCTTTGATACGCTGAATGCTAAAGCCGCATTTTTTGCAGTCGACACCATTTTTGACAAACTGGGTTTCAAATTGCCGGTGATGATTTCTGGCACCATCACCGATGCCTCTGGCCGCACGCTGTCTGGCCAAACCACCGAAGCTTTCTATAACTCGTTGCGTCATGCCGAACCATTATCGTTTGGTCTGAACTGCGCACTGGGCCCGAAAGAGCTGCGCCAATATGTGCAGGAACTGGCGCGTATTTCGGAAAGTTACGTGTCAGTACATCCGAATGCGGGTCTGCCTAACGCCTTTGGTGGGTATGATCTGGAAGCCGATGAAATGGCCGACCATATTCGTGAATGGGCCGAATCAGGTTTCCTGAATATGGTAGGTGGTTGCTGTGGCACCACACCGGAACATATTCGTGCGATGGCAAAAGCGGTAGCAGGCATTAAGCCGCGTGAGCTACCAACATTACCAGTAGCTTGTCGTCTCGCGGGTTTAGAGCCGCTGACCATTGATGAGAACTCAATGTTCGTGAACGTCGGTGAGCGAACCAACGTCACCGGTTCTGCCAAATTCAAGCGTTTGATCAAAGAAGAGCAATATGACGAAGCGCTGGATATCGCGCGTCAGCAAGTGATCAGTGGTGCGCAGATCATCGATATCAACATGGACGAAGGCATGTTGGATGCGCAAGCGTGTATGGTGCGTTTCCTGAATCTGATTGCATCTGAGCCGGATATCTCGCGTGTACCAATTATGATCGACTCTTCCAAATGGGAAGTGATCGAAGCGGGTCTGAAGTGTATTCAGGGCAAAGGCATCGTTAACTCTATCTCTATGAAGGAAGGGGAAGAGAAATTTATCGCGCAGGCGAAATTGCTACGTCGTTACGGTGCGGCAGTGATCGTCATGGCGTTTGATGAAGTCGGGCAGGCGGATACCCGTGCGCGTAAATTTGAGATCTGTCAGCGCGCGTATAAGATTTTGACGGAACAAGTTGGCTTCCCGCCGGAAGACATTATTTTCGACCCGAACATCTTTGCGGTCGCGACCGGTATTGATGAACACAACAACTATGCCGTTGATTTCATCGAAGCGGTAAAAGACATTAAAACCCATTTACCGCACGCCATGATCTCTGGTGGTGTTTCTAACGTGTCGTTCTCATTCCGTGGTAACGACCAGGTGCGTGAAGCGATCCACTCCGTGTTCCTCTATTACACCATTCAAAACGGCATGGACATGGGCATCGTGAATGCCGGTCAGCTGGCGATTTATGAAGACATTCCGGCTGAGCTGAAAGAAAAAGTCGAAGCCGTGGTGAGGAATACCCATCCGGGCGCCACCGAAGAGTTGTTGGCGATTGCAGAGAAATATCGTGGTGGTGCCGCACAACAAGCGATTGACCCAAGAGAACAGGAATGGCGCAGCTGGCCAGTCGGTAAACGACTGGAACATGCGCTCGTTAAAGGTATTACTGATTTTATTGATGAAGACACCGAAGAAGCGCGTCAATTGGCAGTAAAACCGATTGAGGTGATTGAAGGCCCGTTGATGGCGGGTATGAACGTGGTCGGCGATTTGTTCGGCGCCGGAAAAATGTTCCTGCCGCAGGTGGTTAAATCTGCTCGCGTAATGAAACGCGCGGTGGCCTATTTGCAGCCTTATATTGAACAAGGTAAGAGTGCGGGTCAGAGTAACGGCAAGATTGTCATGGCAACGGTCAAAGGCGATGTGCATGACATCGGTAAAAATATTGTCGGTGTGGTGCTGCAATGCAATAACTACGAAATTGTCGATCTGGGGGTCATGGTCTCTTGCGAAAAAATTTTGCAGACTGCTCGTGAACAGAATGCTGACATCATTGGTCTGTCTGGCTTGATCACGCCATCGCTGGATGAAATGGTGTATGTGGCGAAAGAGATGGAGCGTCAGGGTTTTAAGATCCCGTTGATGATTGGTGGTGCGACGACATCGAAAGCGCATACTGCAGTGAAGATTGAACAAAATTACAGTGAAGCGGTGGTTTATGTCTCTAACGCTTCACGAGCGGTTGGAGTGGTACAAAATCTGCTGAGTGCGGAACAGAAAGCGCCATTTGTGGAACGCCTGCGCGAAGAATATGTGCGCGTGCGAGAACAGCACAGCCGTAAGCAACCACGAACTCCGCCAGTTACGCTGGAAGCGGCCCGCGCTAATGGTTTACAACTGGATTGGCAGAATTATCAGCCGCCAAAACCAAATATGCTCGGCACTAAAGTGATTGATGATGTATCAATTGCCACGCTGCGGGAATATATCGACTGGACGCCATTTTTCCTCAGTTGGGAGTTGGCCGGTAAATACCCGCGCATTTTACAAGATGAAGTCGTTGGTGAAGAAGCCACCCGTCTGTATCACGATGCGTTAGCGATGCTGGATCGGTTACAAGCCACTGGTGAAGTGAAAGCCAGCGGCATCATCGGTCTGTTTGCGGCGAATCGCACGGGTGATGATGTTGAAATCTACACCGACGAGTCTCGCTCTCAAGTGTTGCAGACGTTCCATTTCCTGCGTCAGCAAACGAACAAAGCAATGCAAGCGCGCGATGGTGAAGTGTTCCCGAATTACTGTCTGGCTGATTTTGTGGCACCGAAAGAGAGTGGTGTAGCAGATTATTTCGGCGGTTTTGCTGTCACCGGCGGTATTGGCGAAGCTGCTTTGGCAGAAGCTTATAAAGCGGCGGGTGATGATTACAACGCGATCCTCATTCAGGCGGTCTGTGATCGTTTGGCTGAAGCGTTTGCGGAATATCTGCATGCACAGGTGCGTAAAGAATATTGGGGTTATGCGGCCGATGAAAATCTGAGTAACGATGATTTGATCCGTGAGAACTACCAGGGTATTCGCCCTGCTCCGGGTTATCCAGCCTGCCCGGAACATACTGAGAAAGGGCTATTGTGGCAGTTACTGAATGTTGAACAAGCTATCGGTATGCAATTGACTGATTCGTATGCCATGTTACCTGCGGCAGCTGTGTCCGGTTTCTATTTCAGTCACCCACAATGTAAATATTTTGCCGTAGCTGGGATCCAAAAAGATCAGGTGGAAGATTACGCACAGCGTAAAGGAATGACACTGACCGACGCTGAGCGTTGGTTGGGGCCAAACTTGGGTTATGACATCGAATAA
- the metA gene encoding homoserine O-succinyltransferase yields MPIKIPDQLPAAGVLTEENIFVMTDSRAAHQDIRPLKVLLLNLMPKKIETEIQLMRMLSNSPLQVIVDLLRIDDRESKNTPKIHVETFYQDFDQIKDNKYDGLIITGAPLGLVQFDDVVYFDTLVKIIEWSKHNVTSTLFLCWAAQAALKVLYGLEKQTRDVKLSGVYYHRKLEQQDPLVRGFDDVFLAPHSRYASFDGDFVRANTDLRIFAESDEAGVYLAASKDCRQVFVTGHPEYDADTLHHEYHRDLAAGIDPLIPANYYPNNNPDNQPHHSWRSHGHLLFSNWLNYYVYQLTPFDLNSLTHKSNESNWEI; encoded by the coding sequence ATGCCAATCAAAATTCCCGACCAATTGCCTGCTGCGGGTGTGCTGACCGAAGAAAATATCTTCGTGATGACAGACAGCCGTGCTGCGCACCAGGATATTCGGCCATTAAAAGTGTTGTTATTGAATTTGATGCCGAAAAAAATTGAGACGGAAATTCAGTTGATGCGCATGCTCTCGAATTCACCTTTGCAGGTGATCGTGGATTTGCTGCGTATCGATGACCGGGAATCTAAAAATACGCCGAAGATCCATGTTGAGACCTTTTATCAGGATTTTGACCAGATCAAAGATAATAAATATGACGGCTTAATCATCACTGGCGCACCGTTAGGTTTGGTGCAATTTGACGATGTTGTCTATTTTGATACGTTGGTGAAGATCATTGAGTGGTCTAAGCACAATGTGACGTCGACCCTGTTTCTTTGTTGGGCAGCACAAGCGGCATTAAAAGTGCTGTATGGCCTGGAAAAACAGACTCGCGATGTGAAACTGTCGGGGGTTTATTATCACCGCAAACTGGAGCAGCAAGATCCGCTGGTGCGAGGGTTTGATGATGTGTTTCTGGCTCCGCATTCCCGTTATGCCTCCTTCGATGGCGATTTCGTGCGGGCGAATACGGATTTACGGATTTTTGCTGAATCAGATGAGGCGGGTGTTTATCTGGCGGCCAGTAAAGACTGTCGTCAGGTGTTTGTTACCGGTCATCCAGAATATGATGCCGATACCTTACACCATGAATATCATCGTGATTTAGCCGCGGGTATTGACCCGCTCATTCCAGCTAATTATTACCCGAACAACAACCCAGATAATCAGCCTCATCATAGCTGGCGCAGTCATGGGCATCTGTTATTCTCTAATTGGCTAAACTATTACGTTTATCAGCTGACACCGTTTGATTTAAATTCACTGACGCATAAATCAAACGAAAGTAACTGGGAAATTTAG
- a CDS encoding DUF3391 domain-containing protein, with amino-acid sequence MAELRISVDRLQIGNYIKLPLSWRDHPFLLSSFMIKKEEQIQLIRQLGLKHVFIIPEKSDAPPKPAEILEMPQSDIDLDDEIVTLQENMQAEKLQRIEQMKEYRRNVQKTEQSFNRSLAQMRALINKLQNRPLNAIREAHELVEDITTQLMQADQMVLHLMSDSPEGESLYYHTLNVAMLSMLLAKQCGKTAEEIKLLGMAAVFHDIGKIKIPTQILRKTEPLTKPEENLYKMHPRYSLSLLDLAQEFPAQAKGLILKHHERLDGSGYPEGLVASQIDDLSQLMAVIDEYDSLCHPQIGGKAAATPHTVLSFMFKHKTKQLNKDYIGLLIKHLGIYPPGSVVELSNGQVGLVMSVNSQRLLYPSVLIYDAAIPRTEAAVVDLENMNLSIKRVLLPSRLPQEIFDYLSPRTRISYFFDSSSGTSGS; translated from the coding sequence ATGGCAGAACTCCGTATATCCGTCGATCGATTACAAATCGGAAACTATATCAAGCTGCCTCTCAGCTGGCGGGATCACCCGTTCCTGCTTTCCAGCTTTATGATCAAGAAAGAAGAGCAGATCCAATTGATTCGTCAACTTGGATTAAAGCATGTCTTCATCATCCCGGAAAAATCTGACGCCCCGCCTAAACCTGCTGAAATCTTAGAAATGCCACAAAGTGACATTGATCTCGATGATGAGATCGTGACACTGCAGGAAAATATGCAGGCAGAAAAGTTACAGCGTATTGAGCAGATGAAAGAGTATCGGCGCAATGTGCAAAAAACGGAACAGTCGTTCAATCGTTCACTCGCACAGATGCGGGCTCTAATTAATAAACTGCAGAACCGGCCGTTAAATGCCATTCGTGAAGCACACGAGTTGGTGGAAGATATCACCACGCAATTGATGCAAGCTGACCAGATGGTGCTGCACCTGATGTCAGACTCACCGGAAGGTGAAAGCCTCTATTACCATACGCTAAACGTGGCCATGTTATCGATGTTGCTGGCCAAACAATGCGGTAAAACCGCAGAAGAGATCAAACTGCTCGGTATGGCAGCAGTATTTCACGATATTGGCAAAATCAAAATCCCCACGCAGATCCTGAGAAAAACAGAACCGCTGACCAAACCGGAAGAAAATCTGTATAAGATGCATCCGCGTTATAGCCTGAGTTTGTTGGATTTAGCGCAGGAATTTCCCGCACAGGCAAAAGGATTAATACTAAAACATCATGAACGGCTTGATGGTTCGGGTTATCCGGAAGGGTTAGTTGCTTCGCAGATCGATGATCTCAGTCAGTTAATGGCCGTGATCGATGAGTATGACTCGTTATGTCATCCGCAAATTGGCGGAAAAGCCGCCGCGACACCGCATACGGTGTTGTCGTTCATGTTCAAACACAAAACCAAACAGCTCAATAAAGACTATATCGGTTTACTCATCAAACATTTGGGTATTTATCCACCTGGTAGCGTGGTTGAATTATCGAATGGTCAAGTTGGGCTGGTGATGTCGGTCAATAGCCAGCGTCTATTATATCCTTCAGTGCTTATTTACGATGCAGCCATCCCGCGCACTGAAGCTGCCGTGGTCGATTTGGAAAATATGAATTTAAGCATCAAGCGTGTGCTGTTGCCGTCCCGTTTACCGCAAGAAATCTTTGATTATCTGAGTCCGCGAACTCGCATCAGTTACTTCTTTGACTCCTCAAGTGGAACCAGTGGTAGCTGA